Proteins encoded by one window of Bradyrhizobium sp. B097:
- a CDS encoding anthrone oxygenase family protein encodes MRNILTSGLLWFSALGCGLLAGVYFAFSAFVMTALGRIDQAAGISAMNAINVDIVRSLFMPVFLGTTLSCAGLVVLGGLRWQEPGALAMICGGSLYVVGMFVVTVVFNVPLNDQLAVTDPVSTAAAPVWARYLTDWTIWNHVRTIASLAATALLIAAIAAR; translated from the coding sequence ATGCGCAATATCCTGACCTCGGGCTTGCTGTGGTTTTCCGCGCTCGGCTGCGGCCTGCTTGCCGGGGTCTATTTCGCGTTCTCGGCGTTCGTCATGACCGCGCTCGGCCGCATCGACCAGGCCGCCGGCATCTCGGCGATGAACGCGATCAATGTCGACATCGTGCGCTCGCTGTTCATGCCGGTCTTCCTCGGCACCACGCTGTCTTGCGCCGGGCTGGTCGTGCTCGGCGGGCTGCGATGGCAGGAGCCGGGCGCGCTTGCGATGATCTGCGGCGGCAGCCTCTATGTCGTCGGGATGTTCGTCGTCACGGTCGTTTTCAACGTGCCGCTGAACGATCAGCTTGCGGTCACAGATCCCGTGAGCACCGCGGCCGCGCCGGTCTGGGCGCGCTACCTGACCGACTGGACCATCTGGAACCACGTGCGGACCATCGCCTCGCTTGCGGCGACGGCGCTGTTGATTGCCGCCATCGCTGCGCGATAG
- a CDS encoding protein-L-isoaspartate O-methyltransferase, with protein MTGFSTARQYMVDGQVRPSDVTDDRILEAMLTVPREVFVPAGKQALAYLDLDLDVTEGGAARRCLITPALLARMLQAAEIKATDRVLVVGCATGYAAAIVARFAREVSATESDPALAAKASAAFGQLGIQNVTVKTAAAADGDAAGAPYDVIVLNGATEVIPTGLFGQLKEGGRLVGVFGLTPPPRATLVTHSHGDFGHRELFDATAPVLPGLERVPAFVF; from the coding sequence ATGACCGGTTTTTCGACCGCGCGCCAGTACATGGTGGATGGTCAGGTGCGTCCGAGCGACGTGACCGACGATCGTATTCTCGAAGCCATGCTGACCGTGCCGCGCGAGGTGTTCGTGCCGGCCGGCAAGCAGGCGCTGGCCTATCTGGACCTCGATCTCGACGTGACCGAGGGCGGCGCGGCCAGGCGCTGCCTGATCACGCCGGCGCTGCTCGCCCGGATGCTGCAAGCCGCCGAGATCAAGGCAACCGACCGCGTCCTGGTGGTCGGCTGCGCGACCGGCTACGCCGCTGCCATCGTGGCGCGCTTTGCCCGCGAGGTCAGCGCAACCGAGAGCGATCCGGCGCTGGCCGCAAAGGCCTCCGCAGCGTTCGGCCAGCTCGGCATTCAGAACGTGACCGTCAAGACCGCAGCCGCTGCCGACGGTGACGCCGCCGGCGCGCCGTATGACGTCATCGTTCTCAACGGTGCGACCGAGGTTATCCCGACCGGACTGTTCGGCCAGCTCAAGGAGGGGGGCCGGCTGGTCGGGGTGTTCGGCCTGACGCCACCGCCGCGTGCCACGCTCGTGACTCACTCCCACGGGGATTTCGGCCATCGCGAGCTGTTCGACGCCACGGCCCCTGTGCTGCCCGGACTCGAGCGGGTTCCGGCGTTCGTCTTCTGA
- a CDS encoding TetR family transcriptional regulator produces MARRKAAPAAEAPLPGLARLAPTQQRSRERFERILACATEIMAEKGSEAFRMSDIVERSGVAFGSLYQYFPDKAAIIGTLAERHNAVGRDCVRRDLAAVSSARDLHPALCRIVDSYYEMFMREPVMRDIWQATQANRALQKLDADDMAVLAGLLSDAVRRVAPTMPAATLSTFSGLTMTLIAAAVRHAITLPPRKARQVLTQFKTMLPGDLAGLA; encoded by the coding sequence ATGGCGAGACGAAAGGCCGCGCCCGCAGCAGAAGCCCCCCTGCCCGGGCTGGCGCGGCTTGCCCCGACGCAGCAGCGCAGCCGCGAGCGGTTCGAACGCATCCTCGCCTGCGCGACCGAGATCATGGCGGAGAAAGGCAGCGAGGCCTTCCGCATGAGCGACATCGTCGAACGCAGCGGCGTCGCATTCGGCTCGCTGTATCAATATTTCCCCGACAAGGCCGCGATCATCGGCACGCTGGCGGAACGGCATAACGCGGTCGGCCGCGATTGCGTCAGGCGCGATCTGGCCGCGGTCTCGTCCGCGCGCGACCTGCATCCGGCGCTATGCCGGATCGTCGACAGTTACTACGAGATGTTCATGCGCGAGCCTGTCATGCGCGACATCTGGCAGGCGACCCAGGCCAACCGCGCCCTGCAGAAGCTCGATGCGGACGACATGGCCGTGCTCGCCGGCCTGTTGTCCGACGCGGTCAGGCGGGTTGCGCCCACGATGCCGGCCGCCACCCTCAGCACCTTCTCGGGACTGACGATGACGCTGATCGCAGCCGCCGTGCGTCACGCGATCACGCTGCCGCCGCGGAAAGCACGGCAGGTGCTGACGCAGTTCAAGACCATGCTGCCGGGAGACCTCGCCGGGCTGGCATGA